From a single Crateriforma spongiae genomic region:
- the rplR gene encoding 50S ribosomal protein L18 — translation MDKNKQLQKKRLRRRNHVRNRLRGDNTLPRLSVHRSLKHFSCQLIDDTSGKTLASASTRDKALRESIKVGGNCDAAAEIGKAIAEKASAAGISEVKLDRGHNRYHGRVKAFADAARESGLKL, via the coding sequence ATGGACAAGAACAAACAACTTCAGAAAAAACGGCTTCGTCGCCGCAATCACGTTCGCAATCGCTTGCGTGGCGACAACACGCTGCCGCGTCTAAGTGTGCACCGATCGCTGAAGCACTTCAGTTGCCAACTGATCGACGATACGTCCGGCAAGACGCTGGCCAGTGCCAGCACCCGCGACAAAGCATTGCGTGAATCGATCAAAGTCGGCGGCAACTGCGACGCAGCTGCAGAAATCGGCAAAGCGATCGCCGAAAAGGCGTCCGCCGCCGGTATCAGCGAAGTCAAACTGGATCGTGGACACAACAGATACCACGGCCGTGTGAAAGCGTTTGCCGATGCCGCCCGCGAAAGCGGCCTGAAACTGTAA
- a CDS encoding serine/threonine-protein kinase — MPSDDALSDEEAFNRLCRVADPVEQRDLLDDLCGDDHQRRNHLVSLLEIREDADRFFAVLDSSKPKRSRSTVNETPTVPENAADTPVDSQFSRSPLKQIGNYELTRLVGRGGMGNVFHARDPVLDREVALKVPRVELMLSRGVERRFIREARAAARLDHPHLVSILQVGSDGLYPYIASQWCDGGDLATWMREHPQPRDPRDVAMFMAAVADAIQHCHDRRIVHLDLKPSNILLVGRDEQTTTEGIARFYPKVTDFGLARLIDVQLDKTTDSMFLGTPLYMAPEQAECQRSLIGPASDVFAMGVVLHELATGERPFDGETLTVVLDRIRAVNPNSTMALRKLPRDLRTIISRCLQREPTDRYKSAQSLRDDLKRFASENPIRIRRVSIGRRFWLWCRRPERIKQAGVITVAIQVAVLSNLYSHYVLLGLGYRVPFDFDNRQFFIESIPVALFPHLPLLINGVRTIRHRRWCICIGTLLSLAFAVLLASVLLGGRAAFSAYKGNPFASYVAHLFIGCMAMVQLCVHLIAIPAAAKMLADRKRNAPSKTMPELPTVDDKTKAS, encoded by the coding sequence GTGCCATCCGACGACGCGCTGTCCGACGAGGAAGCTTTCAATAGGCTTTGCCGAGTTGCTGATCCCGTTGAACAACGGGATCTATTAGACGACTTGTGTGGTGACGACCATCAGCGTCGCAATCATTTGGTGTCGTTGTTGGAAATACGGGAGGACGCGGATCGGTTCTTCGCCGTCTTGGATTCATCGAAACCAAAGCGATCCCGATCGACGGTGAATGAAACGCCGACGGTCCCTGAAAACGCTGCGGACACTCCGGTCGACAGTCAATTCTCTCGATCGCCGCTGAAGCAGATCGGAAATTATGAGCTGACCCGCTTGGTCGGCCGTGGCGGCATGGGAAATGTCTTTCATGCCCGTGATCCGGTGCTCGATAGGGAGGTCGCACTGAAGGTGCCCCGGGTGGAACTCATGCTTTCGCGGGGCGTGGAGCGTCGCTTCATTCGCGAAGCGCGGGCGGCGGCGCGGCTGGATCATCCGCATCTGGTGTCAATCTTACAGGTCGGATCCGATGGCCTTTACCCCTACATCGCATCCCAGTGGTGCGACGGAGGGGACTTGGCGACTTGGATGCGAGAGCATCCGCAACCACGTGATCCCCGTGACGTTGCGATGTTCATGGCCGCTGTTGCCGATGCGATTCAGCATTGTCATGACCGCCGCATCGTGCATTTGGATTTGAAGCCGTCCAATATTCTGTTGGTCGGTCGCGATGAACAGACGACGACTGAGGGTATCGCACGCTTTTATCCGAAGGTCACCGACTTTGGATTGGCTCGACTCATCGATGTGCAGTTGGACAAAACGACCGACAGCATGTTTCTAGGGACGCCGCTGTACATGGCCCCGGAACAAGCCGAATGTCAGCGAAGCTTGATAGGGCCGGCAAGCGACGTGTTCGCCATGGGCGTCGTGTTGCACGAATTGGCCACTGGTGAACGTCCTTTCGATGGCGAAACGTTGACGGTCGTGCTTGACCGAATTCGCGCGGTCAACCCAAACTCGACCATGGCCCTTCGCAAATTGCCCCGCGATTTACGGACGATCATTTCCAGATGTCTGCAACGGGAACCAACGGACCGATACAAGTCGGCGCAATCGCTACGCGACGACCTGAAGCGTTTCGCGTCCGAGAATCCAATTCGTATTCGAAGAGTTTCGATCGGCCGCCGTTTTTGGCTATGGTGCCGCCGTCCGGAGCGTATCAAACAAGCGGGCGTAATCACCGTTGCGATTCAAGTTGCCGTCTTGAGCAATCTGTACAGTCACTACGTGTTACTGGGTTTGGGATATCGGGTGCCGTTTGATTTTGACAACCGTCAATTCTTCATCGAATCCATTCCCGTCGCCCTGTTTCCTCATCTGCCGTTGCTGATCAATGGTGTGCGGACCATTCGGCATCGTCGCTGGTGCATTTGCATCGGGACGCTTCTGAGTCTGGCATTTGCTGTCCTGTTGGCGTCGGTGCTACTTGGCGGCCGAGCTGCGTTTTCCGCCTACAAAGGCAATCCGTTTGCAAGCTATGTCGCCCATCTTTTTATCGGCTGCATGGCCATGGTGCAGCTGTGTGTGCATTTGATTGCCATCCCGGCGGCGGCCAAAATGTTGGCTGATCGCAAACGCAATGCACCATCGAAGACCATGCCCGAATTACCGACGGTCGACGATAAAACAAAAGCATCGTGA
- the rplP gene encoding 50S ribosomal protein L16 produces the protein MALMPKRVKHRKSQRGRIKGSATRGNTVVFGDYGIQSLEPGWIKATTIEAGRIAAQQYVRGEGKLYIRIFPDKSVTSTPLETRMGKGKGEPEFWAAVVKPGTILYELSGVTEQQAKVCFARLASKLPVKVRFVERRTA, from the coding sequence ATGGCGCTGATGCCCAAACGGGTCAAGCATCGAAAAAGCCAAAGAGGACGTATAAAAGGTAGCGCGACTCGCGGCAACACGGTGGTCTTTGGTGACTACGGGATCCAGTCCTTGGAACCTGGTTGGATCAAGGCGACCACCATCGAAGCCGGTCGTATCGCGGCCCAACAATACGTTCGTGGCGAAGGCAAGCTTTACATTCGCATCTTCCCAGACAAATCCGTGACCAGCACACCGTTGGAAACTCGGATGGGTAAGGGGAAGGGTGAGCCCGAGTTTTGGGCAGCCGTGGTGAAGCCTGGCACGATCCTTTACGAACTGAGTGGTGTGACCGAGCAACAGGCCAAAGTCTGTTTCGCTCGACTCGCCAGCAAATTGCCGGTCAAGGTGCGTTTCGTCGAGCGGCGAACGGCCTGA
- the rpsH gene encoding 30S ribosomal protein S8: MMTDPIADMLTRIRNAVRVERPFVDIPSSRVKRGIADVLKREGFVWDWKEEETEPAKTLRLELKYGPNGERVIQAIKRVSKPGRRLYSRGKELKPVLGGMGIQIISTSKGVMSDREARRENVGGEVLCEVS, encoded by the coding sequence ATGATGACTGACCCGATTGCCGACATGCTGACCCGCATTCGCAACGCCGTCCGTGTCGAACGGCCGTTCGTCGATATCCCCAGCAGCCGCGTCAAGCGAGGCATCGCCGACGTTCTGAAGCGCGAAGGATTTGTGTGGGATTGGAAGGAAGAGGAAACCGAACCCGCCAAGACGCTTCGGCTGGAACTGAAGTACGGGCCCAACGGCGAACGCGTGATCCAAGCGATCAAGCGTGTCAGCAAGCCCGGACGCCGGCTGTACAGCCGCGGCAAGGAACTCAAGCCCGTATTGGGCGGCATGGGAATCCAAATCATTAGCACCAGCAAAGGGGTCATGAGCGACCGCGAAGCCCGCCGTGAAAACGTCGGCGGCGAAGTTCTTTGCGAAGTCTCTTGA
- the rplF gene encoding 50S ribosomal protein L6 yields the protein MSRIGNKPVKIEGGAKVSVSNRVIEVEGPKGKLTFQHRPEIDVKIEDDEVSVSRKSNVRVARECHGLTRALVANMIEGVTKGYEKRLEVVGVGYLATVSGDTLQLRVGYANELHRKIPTGLNVTCPDQTHIVVQGCDKQQVGQFAAEIRALRKPEPYKGKGVRYQGEQVKIKPGKAATK from the coding sequence ATGAGTCGCATTGGAAACAAACCGGTCAAGATCGAAGGCGGCGCGAAAGTGTCCGTCAGCAATCGTGTGATCGAAGTGGAAGGCCCCAAGGGCAAACTGACGTTTCAACACCGTCCGGAAATCGACGTTAAGATCGAGGACGATGAGGTCAGCGTCAGCCGAAAATCGAACGTTCGTGTCGCACGTGAATGCCACGGTCTGACACGTGCCTTGGTCGCCAACATGATCGAAGGCGTGACCAAGGGCTATGAAAAGCGTTTGGAAGTCGTGGGCGTCGGTTATCTGGCAACGGTCAGCGGCGATACCTTGCAGCTTCGCGTCGGCTATGCCAACGAACTGCATCGCAAGATCCCCACGGGATTGAACGTAACCTGCCCAGACCAGACGCACATCGTCGTCCAGGGCTGTGACAAGCAACAGGTCGGCCAATTTGCCGCCGAAATCCGTGCCCTGCGTAAACCTGAACCTTACAAGGGCAAGGGTGTGCGTTACCAAGGCGAACAAGTCAAGATCAAGCCTGGTAAGGCAGCCACCAAGTAG
- a CDS encoding tandem-95 repeat protein, protein MLPSLKRLTRKRKHVYDRRRRRIARTLERLENRQLLAADVQLSTYFGSAEFDDGVGEIAQDAAGNAYVTSYEATDPVTYEFESFLRKVSPDGDVVWSQVLDEYAYNVAVDSQGFVYLASLTQQDGLSVTADAHQAGRAGDFDLYLTVLDGNAIDSDPSTLSTDELVYASYLGGSGSEEAFPIDLTVDDQRGIYLTTRTDSADFPTTNQASVDDSYGGSFDATLSYFSFDNGYSLDYSTYVGGSGIERGVSIDTDDSGLIHFAVVTDSADLTTTPDAASATLIGSRSVYLARMTTSGDLEYGSYVGTRTDDGVDIAATPDGSTYLFGKAGDGYPVTDGAYRTDIKTFPYQGSVASSYGNYVSLIDSDGDLAASTRFHINDDVIFLSPADIELDGDELVIAGSEKYLNPAGNVHLLRFDADLSTLLDSISIGGSNADDWYGMSNVVNGEFYFGGFTRSEDFPTTPGAPDASFGGVTDGFLVRYALSDSAETSVSDVSLSEGNTSRTATVVLSLAEAWSTDLSVDYQTIDGTAVAGEDYVATSGTLVIPAGSTSAAIDVTIVGDSLAESDESFTVELTNLDGIGVNSTTPKVTIINDDFSTFDDFDNGTPDGGTGAWLDEWELTNNSAFVTNSGPNDGTLHAIIQRRGSLTRTVDTAGVTDLNLSFASKLRSFENKDKAYVRVSPDGSNWTTLKTFGNGEDDNTYRDYSFDIPFDADTLWIRFEGGMSSRSADYWYVDTVSVTGEVIVTDPSPTASDDSYAVMEDGTLSIGAAGVLNNDSDPEGQSLTANLISGPGNGTLTLNPDGSFNYTPDADFDGTDQFTYAANDGISDSAAATVTIEVAPVNDAPVAFDDSFAVDQDTVLVVPANGLLANDGDVDGDALSIQPWSGPSDQGGQVTVNANGSFTYTPPSGFTGIDSFEYAASDGTLQSALATVMIEVAEANDNAIYVYDIQFDSRYWGWQRRAVFHVRSDSNFDGQGNSADQKAAGVEITVRFAGRTYSGVTDSNGLFRTGWIWNPGSGTYADVVDLALTDYTWDPLALDLEDDSNGDGLPDARL, encoded by the coding sequence ATGTTGCCTTCACTGAAACGTCTGACCCGAAAACGCAAACATGTCTATGATCGCCGACGACGACGAATCGCGAGAACTTTGGAGCGACTCGAAAACCGGCAACTGCTGGCCGCCGATGTTCAACTGTCGACGTACTTTGGCTCGGCGGAGTTTGACGACGGAGTTGGGGAAATCGCACAGGATGCGGCGGGAAATGCGTACGTGACGAGTTATGAAGCCACGGACCCAGTCACATATGAGTTTGAATCATTTCTTCGCAAGGTCTCTCCAGACGGCGACGTGGTTTGGAGTCAGGTTCTGGATGAATATGCCTATAATGTGGCGGTCGATTCCCAGGGATTCGTCTATTTGGCATCGTTGACCCAGCAAGACGGTCTGAGCGTGACTGCCGACGCCCATCAAGCGGGACGCGCGGGCGATTTTGATCTCTATCTCACCGTGCTGGACGGCAATGCGATCGACTCGGACCCTTCGACGCTATCGACCGATGAACTTGTGTATGCATCCTACTTAGGAGGCTCAGGAAGTGAGGAGGCTTTTCCGATCGACCTGACGGTTGATGATCAGCGGGGAATTTACCTGACGACGCGTACCGATTCAGCCGACTTTCCCACCACCAACCAAGCTTCCGTCGACGATTCTTACGGAGGCTCGTTTGATGCGACCTTGTCGTACTTCAGCTTTGACAATGGCTATTCGCTCGACTATTCAACCTACGTGGGCGGGTCGGGAATCGAAAGAGGCGTCAGCATCGATACGGATGACTCTGGCTTGATCCACTTTGCCGTCGTCACCGACTCGGCGGATCTGACGACGACCCCGGATGCGGCAAGCGCGACCCTGATCGGATCACGATCCGTCTACCTGGCTCGGATGACGACCAGTGGCGATCTCGAATACGGCTCCTACGTTGGAACGAGAACCGATGACGGGGTCGATATCGCTGCCACACCGGATGGTTCCACGTATTTGTTTGGGAAAGCAGGCGACGGCTATCCTGTGACGGACGGAGCCTACCGAACCGATATCAAGACATTTCCATACCAAGGTTCCGTCGCTAGTTCATACGGCAACTATGTCAGCCTGATTGATTCTGACGGAGACCTCGCCGCTTCGACGCGGTTTCACATCAACGACGATGTCATCTTTTTGTCGCCGGCAGACATCGAATTGGATGGTGACGAACTCGTCATCGCTGGATCGGAGAAGTATCTCAATCCGGCAGGCAATGTTCACCTTTTGCGATTTGACGCGGATCTTTCGACCCTTTTGGATTCCATTTCGATTGGTGGATCAAACGCGGACGACTGGTATGGCATGTCCAATGTCGTGAACGGTGAATTCTACTTCGGCGGATTCACGCGGTCCGAAGATTTTCCGACAACCCCAGGAGCTCCCGACGCCAGTTTTGGCGGAGTGACCGATGGCTTTCTTGTTCGATACGCCTTGAGTGACAGCGCGGAAACGAGCGTCAGCGACGTCAGCCTTTCAGAAGGGAATACGAGTCGAACTGCCACGGTCGTTTTGTCGCTGGCCGAAGCATGGTCGACCGACTTATCAGTCGACTATCAAACGATCGATGGAACAGCGGTAGCCGGGGAAGACTATGTCGCGACCAGCGGCACGTTGGTCATTCCCGCCGGATCAACCTCCGCCGCAATTGACGTCACGATTGTTGGAGATTCCCTGGCCGAATCGGATGAGTCCTTTACGGTTGAGCTGACCAACCTGGATGGGATTGGGGTGAACTCAACGACTCCCAAGGTCACGATCATCAATGATGATTTTTCCACGTTTGATGATTTCGACAATGGAACGCCCGATGGTGGGACTGGAGCTTGGCTGGATGAATGGGAACTTACGAACAATTCGGCGTTTGTCACCAATAGCGGCCCCAACGACGGAACGCTGCACGCCATCATTCAGCGACGCGGCTCACTGACCCGAACCGTCGATACCGCAGGCGTTACGGATCTTAACCTCTCCTTCGCCAGCAAATTACGTTCGTTCGAAAACAAAGATAAAGCTTACGTCCGCGTCAGCCCCGATGGATCGAACTGGACCACACTGAAAACCTTTGGCAACGGCGAAGACGACAACACCTACCGCGACTACAGCTTTGACATCCCGTTCGACGCCGACACGCTATGGATCCGCTTCGAAGGCGGAATGTCTAGCCGTTCGGCCGACTATTGGTACGTCGACACCGTTTCGGTCACTGGTGAAGTCATCGTGACGGATCCGTCTCCAACAGCGAGTGACGATTCGTATGCCGTGATGGAGGATGGCACGCTAAGCATCGGTGCCGCCGGCGTCCTCAATAATGACAGCGACCCCGAAGGGCAAAGTCTGACCGCGAACCTAATCAGCGGACCGGGCAACGGAACACTGACACTGAACCCAGATGGTTCGTTCAATTACACACCCGACGCGGACTTCGATGGCACCGATCAATTCACCTACGCTGCCAATGACGGGATTAGCGATTCCGCCGCTGCAACGGTGACGATCGAGGTCGCTCCCGTCAATGACGCGCCCGTTGCTTTTGACGACAGCTTCGCTGTGGATCAAGACACGGTACTGGTGGTTCCGGCAAACGGCTTGCTTGCCAACGATGGTGACGTCGATGGAGATGCGTTGTCGATCCAGCCTTGGAGTGGACCATCCGATCAGGGCGGCCAGGTCACTGTGAACGCGAATGGTTCATTCACCTACACGCCGCCGTCAGGATTCACCGGGATAGATTCGTTCGAGTACGCGGCCAGTGATGGCACCCTGCAAAGCGCCTTGGCGACGGTCATGATCGAGGTCGCCGAGGCGAATGACAATGCGATCTATGTCTATGATATCCAGTTCGATTCTCGCTATTGGGGTTGGCAGCGCCGTGCGGTCTTTCATGTCCGCAGTGACTCCAATTTTGATGGGCAGGGAAACAGTGCGGATCAAAAGGCCGCCGGCGTCGAAATCACCGTTCGATTCGCCGGACGCACCTATTCTGGCGTGACCGATTCCAATGGATTGTTCCGAACCGGGTGGATTTGGAACCCAGGAAGCGGGACCTATGCGGACGTTGTTGACCTGGCTTTGACCGATTACACCTGGGATCCACTTGCCCTGGACCTGGAAGATGATTCCAACGGTGATGGTCTGCCCGACGCAAGGCTATAA
- the rpsE gene encoding 30S ribosomal protein S5, which yields MSSGHRNKRKKNEEPAVGDGMLDRVVKIKRCAAVVKGGRRFSFAAMVVVGDGQGKVGWGYGKANEVPPSVQKAQKQASRSLVQVPLVDGSIPHQVWGHFGAAKVLLVPAGAGTGIIAGQAVRAVCEATGIHDILTKSYGTNNPVTLVKATFDALEKLRTIEQVAALRGLEPAELVEN from the coding sequence ATGAGTAGCGGACACCGCAACAAACGAAAAAAAAACGAAGAACCCGCTGTCGGTGACGGCATGCTGGACCGCGTTGTGAAGATCAAGCGTTGTGCCGCCGTGGTCAAAGGCGGTCGACGGTTCAGCTTCGCAGCGATGGTCGTCGTCGGTGACGGCCAAGGCAAAGTCGGCTGGGGCTATGGCAAAGCCAACGAGGTCCCGCCCAGCGTTCAGAAAGCGCAAAAGCAGGCCAGCCGTAGTCTGGTCCAAGTCCCGTTGGTCGACGGTTCCATCCCGCACCAAGTTTGGGGCCACTTCGGTGCCGCCAAGGTGCTGTTGGTACCCGCCGGTGCTGGTACCGGTATCATCGCCGGTCAAGCCGTGCGTGCCGTTTGCGAAGCCACCGGTATCCACGACATTTTGACCAAGTCCTACGGCACCAATAACCCGGTCACCTTGGTCAAGGCAACGTTCGACGCACTGGAAAAGTTGCGTACGATTGAACAAGTCGCTGCCCTGCGTGGTTTGGAACCGGCCGAGTTGGTCGAGAACTGA
- the rpmC gene encoding 50S ribosomal protein L29, with amino-acid sequence MATNTELREMSDEQLEATAKEAAETLFRLRFQSQSERLNTPSEMKKNRRLIARIKTIQTERRIAAENASATA; translated from the coding sequence ATGGCAACCAACACTGAACTGCGCGAGATGAGCGACGAGCAGCTCGAAGCGACCGCAAAAGAAGCGGCCGAGACGCTGTTCCGGTTGCGTTTTCAATCCCAGTCCGAGCGATTGAATACGCCCAGCGAAATGAAGAAGAACCGCCGGCTGATCGCCCGGATCAAGACCATTCAAACCGAACGTCGAATTGCCGCCGAAAACGCATCGGCCACGGCCTGA
- the rplO gene encoding 50S ribosomal protein L15, whose amino-acid sequence MNLNDVHRGITKNRARKRIGRGIGSGHGKTAGRGHKGHKSRSGYSRKPNFQGGAMPMFRRIPKRGFNNRWATTVFAVNVGRLNAAYDDGATVDLESMKAKNLASGTFDEVKILGDGELTKKLTVTAHRFSKSAEEKITAAGGTINKLPPKRTPKERVEALKSASK is encoded by the coding sequence ATGAATTTGAACGACGTGCACCGCGGGATTACCAAGAACCGGGCCCGCAAACGAATCGGCCGTGGGATCGGTAGCGGTCATGGCAAGACGGCCGGCCGTGGACACAAGGGCCACAAGAGCCGCAGCGGTTACAGCCGCAAGCCGAACTTCCAGGGCGGTGCGATGCCGATGTTCCGCCGCATCCCCAAACGTGGTTTTAACAACCGTTGGGCAACCACCGTCTTTGCCGTCAATGTCGGCCGATTGAACGCCGCATACGATGATGGCGCCACGGTCGATCTGGAATCGATGAAAGCGAAGAACCTGGCATCAGGAACGTTCGACGAAGTCAAAATTTTGGGCGACGGCGAACTGACCAAAAAGCTGACCGTCACCGCACATCGCTTCAGCAAGTCGGCCGAAGAAAAGATCACCGCCGCCGGCGGAACGATCAACAAGTTGCCGCCCAAGCGAACTCCCAAAGAACGCGTCGAAGCGCTCAAGTCAGCATCCAAATGA
- the rplN gene encoding 50S ribosomal protein L14 codes for MIQQETRLNVADNTGAREVMCIKVLGGSRRRFATVGDIIVCSVKSVIPGSEIKKKSVVRAVIVRTKQPTRRQDGSYIRFDSNAVVLIDKDKSPRGTRIFGAVARELRERNFMKIVSLANEVV; via the coding sequence ATGATTCAGCAAGAAACTCGCCTGAACGTCGCCGACAACACGGGTGCCCGTGAAGTGATGTGCATCAAGGTGCTCGGCGGCAGCCGGCGTCGATTCGCCACCGTTGGCGACATCATCGTGTGCAGCGTCAAGAGCGTGATCCCGGGCTCGGAAATCAAGAAGAAGTCGGTCGTGCGTGCGGTCATCGTCCGCACCAAGCAGCCGACGCGTCGCCAGGACGGAAGCTACATCCGGTTCGACAGCAACGCGGTGGTTTTGATCGACAAAGACAAGTCCCCTCGTGGTACACGGATCTTCGGTGCGGTCGCCCGCGAATTGCGGGAACGCAACTTCATGAAGATCGTCAGCCTGGCCAACGAAGTGGTTTGA
- the rplE gene encoding 50S ribosomal protein L5, producing MAQNKPRLQEKYEESIRAALKEKFRFTNPHQIPRLEKITLNMGVGAAVGDKKVLDLAVDCMTEITGQKPVITTARKSIAGFRLREGMPIGCMVTLRRDRMYEFLDRLVSIVLPRVRDFRGINRNAFDGRGNYTMGLTEQLVFPELNPDKYTRPQGMNITFVTSAQNNDEAREMLSLFGMPFKSDPKKEEAA from the coding sequence ATGGCACAGAACAAACCACGACTGCAAGAGAAGTACGAAGAATCGATTCGTGCTGCTTTGAAAGAAAAGTTCCGCTTCACCAACCCGCATCAAATTCCTCGTTTGGAAAAGATCACGCTGAACATGGGCGTGGGTGCTGCGGTCGGTGACAAGAAGGTCTTGGACTTGGCGGTCGACTGCATGACCGAAATCACCGGCCAAAAACCAGTCATCACCACCGCTCGCAAATCCATCGCCGGTTTCCGTTTGCGGGAAGGCATGCCGATCGGATGCATGGTGACCCTGCGTCGTGACCGGATGTACGAATTCCTGGATCGCCTGGTGTCGATCGTGTTGCCTCGTGTCCGTGACTTTCGCGGTATCAACCGCAATGCTTTCGACGGACGTGGCAACTACACCATGGGTCTGACCGAGCAATTGGTTTTCCCCGAATTGAATCCCGACAAGTACACGCGGCCGCAAGGGATGAACATCACGTTCGTCACTTCCGCGCAAAACAATGATGAGGCTCGCGAAATGCTGTCGTTGTTCGGCATGCCGTTCAAGAGCGATCCGAAGAAGGAAGAAGCCGCTTAG
- a CDS encoding type Z 30S ribosomal protein S14 — protein sequence MASKSKIAKALRTPKFSTRRENRCRFCGRPRGVYRKFGICRICIRDNADRGLIPGLRKASW from the coding sequence GTGGCAAGCAAATCCAAAATCGCAAAAGCCCTGCGGACCCCGAAGTTTTCGACCCGTCGTGAAAACCGATGCCGGTTTTGTGGACGGCCCCGTGGCGTGTATCGCAAGTTTGGCATCTGTCGAATTTGCATCCGTGACAACGCCGACCGTGGTTTGATCCCCGGTCTGCGTAAGGCCAGTTGGTAG
- the rpsQ gene encoding 30S ribosomal protein S17, whose protein sequence is MPKRVVSGVVTSDKMAKTRRVEINRVVKHPKYGKYVKRKTVCHVHDENNESGVGDLVEIIESQPLSKTKRWRLVKVLEKSTEVDLAALRAARKGETPAEQEAIEAAHSGDEPAAE, encoded by the coding sequence ATGCCCAAGCGTGTTGTTTCCGGCGTGGTGACCAGCGACAAGATGGCCAAAACCCGTCGCGTGGAAATCAATCGTGTCGTCAAGCACCCGAAGTACGGCAAGTACGTCAAACGAAAGACGGTTTGCCATGTGCACGACGAGAACAATGAATCCGGCGTCGGCGACCTGGTGGAAATCATCGAGTCGCAACCGCTGAGCAAGACGAAACGTTGGCGACTGGTCAAGGTTTTGGAAAAGTCCACCGAGGTCGACTTGGCCGCTTTGCGAGCCGCACGGAAGGGTGAAACACCGGCCGAACAAGAAGCCATCGAAGCTGCACACAGTGGCGACGAACCGGCGGCGGAGTAA
- the rplX gene encoding 50S ribosomal protein L24, with protein MKFRIDDEVILVAGADKGHRGKILKIDRQQNKVVVEGAARVWKHVRRSQKNPQGGRLSKEMPISASNVMLVDPSTGKPTRIGVRYLEDGSKERFAKASGTSLGQIAPAKAKKS; from the coding sequence ATGAAATTTCGAATCGACGATGAAGTGATTCTGGTCGCCGGGGCGGACAAAGGCCACCGCGGCAAGATCCTGAAGATCGACCGCCAACAGAACAAGGTCGTGGTCGAAGGCGCCGCTCGCGTGTGGAAACACGTTCGCCGCAGCCAGAAGAACCCGCAGGGCGGACGATTGAGCAAAGAGATGCCGATCAGTGCCAGCAACGTGATGTTGGTCGATCCGTCGACCGGTAAGCCGACCCGCATCGGTGTCCGCTACCTGGAAGACGGCAGCAAAGAACGTTTCGCCAAAGCCAGTGGCACCAGCCTGGGCCAGATCGCACCGGCCAAGGCTAAAAAGTCGTAA
- the rpsC gene encoding 30S ribosomal protein S3, whose protein sequence is MGQKVNPVAFRTGVTRGWQSRWYASKQDYSDLLVEDRKIRDFICNHPKRPQYRNAGIDRIEIERTRDEVRVMMFVARPGLIIGKKGQEIEILQAELQNLVGRRINLKVEEVGRPELQAQLVAEDIAQQLQKRSSFRRTMKRSLEQTMDAGAKGIKIQLAGRLGGAEMARREKQIAGSIPLSTLQAKIDYGITEAMTPQGHIGIQVWVNQGTYGDDTDGADAQTGQASKKPKRTYKR, encoded by the coding sequence ATGGGACAAAAAGTCAATCCCGTCGCTTTCCGCACCGGCGTAACCCGCGGCTGGCAAAGCCGTTGGTATGCGTCGAAGCAGGACTATTCGGACTTGCTGGTTGAAGATCGCAAGATTCGCGACTTCATCTGCAACCATCCGAAGCGTCCGCAGTATCGCAACGCGGGAATCGATCGCATCGAAATCGAACGGACTCGTGATGAGGTCCGTGTGATGATGTTCGTCGCACGCCCCGGTCTGATCATCGGCAAGAAAGGTCAGGAAATTGAAATCCTGCAAGCCGAGCTTCAAAACCTGGTCGGCCGACGCATCAACTTGAAGGTCGAAGAAGTCGGTCGCCCCGAGCTTCAAGCTCAACTGGTCGCCGAAGACATCGCCCAACAATTGCAAAAGCGTTCCAGTTTCCGCCGAACGATGAAACGTTCGTTGGAACAAACGATGGACGCTGGTGCCAAGGGCATCAAGATCCAACTGGCCGGCCGGTTGGGCGGAGCCGAAATGGCTCGACGTGAAAAACAAATCGCCGGATCGATCCCGCTCAGCACCCTGCAAGCGAAAATCGATTACGGCATTACTGAAGCGATGACGCCACAGGGGCACATCGGGATTCAGGTCTGGGTTAATCAAGGTACTTACGGAGACGACACCGATGGCGCTGATGCCCAAACGGGTCAAGCATCGAAAAAGCCAAAGAGGACGTATAAAAGGTAG